acaggtggtgggaagcagaggctACCCGGAGCCAGgggtgcactggggtctggcctggaggcagagaggagccccCAGGCGGCCGGCAGGCAGGCCGAGAGGAACAAGTAATGGGTGGGGAGCAGCCAGCAGGCTGGTGGGGTCTCGGCCCAGTGCAAGCGGAGCAGGCCGGGGaacccttctgagcatgggcccggctccatggcgcCACTGTGAACCTGGCACTGTTTCTCACAGCCCAGCTTTGTGCCACGGCCTGAAATCTCGCTGCGGAAGGAGGAACTCTTGAAAGCTTGGAAACTTTGCCACCAGCCTTCCCACGAGAGGCTATCGGGAGACTCTGCCTCCCATGAGGTGAAATTCCCCTGGGCGCCAGCTCTGCAGAGCTGAGGGCTCTCCCGCCCGGCTCCAGTCGCACGGAGCCCCAGACAGTGTTGACCCCCTGCGCAGGGCTGACCATCAGCCAGGAATGTCTGTGGAGCAAATGAAATTCAGCCCTGCAGCTAGTTGAGGGAGCTGGAGCAGAACCCCAGAACAATTGGCATTCGTAACAAATTCTCTCCAGtccagggagcagagagaggcggAGCCACAACCCCAAGGCCACGGAGCAAgtgagagaacccaggagtcctgactccccaaCCCCTtctgctctaacccctagacTAATTTGGTCTAGTGGGCGGAGTAGGGAATTGTCCGTCAGGTTCTGTAACAGGGACACCTCAAACCTGGTATCAGACctgcccctgcctcagtttccccacattcCTGAAAGCCGCCAGCCAGTGCATCAGTGAGCCCGCTCCCCAACCCCCTCAAGGGTCCATGTTTCAGCCCCTTTCACCAGGGGTCTACTGATTGTTCAAACACAAACTCAAACCGGTAACCAGCTCATGTGGCCTTGCTCCTCCCCAGGGGGAACCCTAGCCAGTGTAATAAGCCCCACACCTCCCACCTCCTTACGCTCTCCCTCAAGTTAGCTGCTTGTTGGTCTTTCCTCTCACCATCTGGGAAGCAGGTGGGGCTCCACCCAGCTCCCTTAAAGGAACCATCTCAGAACAGCTCTGGTGGTTGAGAGCTGACGGAGCCAGAAGTATACTGATCCACTCGTATACTGACCCACTCTGTGCCtaagtttgcccttttccaaagCAGCAATTCCCGCTCAGAGCACAACAAGCAGGAGTTAGGTCCTTCGGGTTcagttaacaccccattgaggTGGATGGCTTGATTCATGCCTCTCAGAGCAATtgcctggggctggctggctcagctTACACTCAGAGCTGGTGTAACGGTTACATTCGCAACCAttagctggtgtaactcagcacaGGCCATTGCCTTTGGCTGACCTACACCCGCCGGGCTCAGAGATCCacgtggggggagtgagggcggCATCTGAGTCACCGTGGAACATTCCGAGCCCGGCTGATTATCtgaggtgaagtgatttgaccaaggccTCAGAGGGGAAGTTTgtcgggggggggaggtcagAATGAGGAGGATCTggttctcctccctcccatcccagctTTTGCCTCTCCGAGAGGTCATGCTGGGACAGATGGTTTAAATCCCCATGCCGGGATTCGGTGAGGCGGGTTGGACTTTTTATTACTTTGGCACCTGCCCAGAATCCCATTTCCTTGTTCCCAGGCAGGTAGAATGTGGAGCTTGTGATTAAAAGGAGCCAGGACAATACATTCCAGGCCATCCCACTAAGTGCCCCAGCCGCTTTGCCAAGGGGCTGGgctcaaagcccctctccagctccaTTTCCGAGCAATCGTCCCCCTGCCCGCAGCCGGGCGGGAGGTGGTTCAGCTGGCAATGGGCCAGGCAGCCCAAGCTGGAAATGTGCGTTGCGTTTTCCCCACCAGCCTGCCAACAAAAGAACACGGAAGAGTTAGGAAGCAGCGCCCGCGTCAGATCCCCCGAGTCTGGGGAATGATCGCCAGAGACCGGTGCAGGATCGCTCCCGTCAGGACCTTGCCAAGGGGGCTGGAGCTCCTACCGCTGTGGTGCACCCACATCTTTCCTCCCAGGCCCATTCCCCACCCCGAGCCAGCTAATGCTGCTGGAAAGAGGGGTTCAGAGTCCTCGTGGTGTCTGTATCCCAGCGGCGCTGAGAGCAAGGTGCTGCACACACACGGTGAACCGCTGGCCCGCCGAgatcaatggcaagactcccagtgacttgaatttcacccacagcaaGTCCCTGCCCTCAATGAGCTTgttatctaaatagacaaggcaggcCAGAGACAGCCACGGCTTTTCCATGTGACCCCAGTCACGTCCCTTACACCaagatagcagccttcaactacctgaaggggggttccaaagaggatggagctcgggttctcagtggtggcagaggacagaacaaggagcaatggtctcaagttgcagtgggggaggtctaggttggatattaggaaacactatttcactaggagggtggtgaagcactggaatgtgttgcctacggaggtggtggagtctccttccttagaggtttttaaggcccagcttgacaaagccctggctgggatgatgtagttgggttggtcctgctttgagcagggggttggtctagatgacttcctgaggtcccttccaaccctgatattctatgaagatcTTCATAGGACAATTCCTGAATTTTAGGGTCTTGAGTTGAGCATCTACCATCACTAACCACTTTGGAAAACTGGCCTAAagccttgctgtgcctcagtttccccatgtgatCCTTCCCTATCTCCCTAGGCGGTGCTGTGAGGATCACCATCATTCATGACGGTCTGGGGCCCAGATACCATGGTGTGGGCCCCTCCAGACTTAAGGGATAGGATCTCTCAGCAAGCAGACACATGCTGTTTTAATCCTAGGCGAAACACATATCACATGAGGGAATGTTAGTGGTTCTACTTGAGGGCAAGTGAACACAGCTACAAGGAGAGAGGAATGTAAAGgtgatttctctctcttcatCAGGACCTAATTACTTGGTTAAATTAACAAACAATCTACTCAAGTTGCTGGAGAACAAAGCAGCTGCTTCTATTGTAAGGATAACAAAGTTTGATCAGGACTGAGATGTCTTGTTCGCTCACAATTACACCTCTGATGGGGAATAAGAAACGGCTGATCTTTTGGGGAGTGGCTGACTTTGGGGTCATTCTGGGCTTTAAAGAGCAATGAGAATTAATGAGTTTCTATTGATCTTGCCCCAGTGGGCTGGAGAACAGGTCCAGCGGTCTAAGATTGGGGTCCCAAGTAGAATCAATTGGGACCatttaaaaatctacattttgtaaAACTTGAAAATACAAATCTGTGAAAATACAAATTCTAGGAATGATTTGCCCAAGCGATTTGTCACACTTATTTCATCAGAGTGAATTTTCCCTGACAAGACTATAAATGCCCTGTATTGATGAGAGGTTCAGCATTCGTGAACTGAAAGGGACTAGTGCAGCTTTTGCGTCTGTCTTATTCACATTCCCGGGAACCGTCATAAACTCAAAAGGGGAGGAGATACTGAGAAGATTCCACGCATTTAGAATGAGATCTCTCCAAAGTAAGTACGAACCTGCACTCGACAGCAAGATACCATAGCCACTGATTTCCTAATAGCAAACTGCTTGGATTTATTCTAGGTGAGGGGGCTGGTAAGTGTGATTTGGGGAACAGCAACTTCTACAGTTACTGTTTGGGTTgtttgatttaaacaaacaaaaaacaatttttttttcttccttcttcctgGTGTATTTGCCTATTTATGTATAACCAGGAAAAGAATAGCTGTGGGGACAAGTGCAGAACATTTAAGAGGCATGTGTTTTATACAGGCTGGATTATGTTTTAAACAGGTGGGGTTTACTTACTGCACGTTATGGGTGAGTTTGCCTCGCTACAAAAATTTCTGAGTTATGAGCAGCTGAAAGCAGAGGGGAGTTAAATCAAAGTCTCATTCTAACTTTAACTCTAAAAGCTTTAATGTCTAGATTGTGTTTCTTTAGACTAAGCTCCTTGGGCAGAGATTGGGGGAACCAACACACTTTGGGGTGATACTTACATGAGAACAGTTTCCACTGGAAGTTCTCCTGGGCATGGCCTGTCTCGCACTAGGTGTACGTGCAGTGCCCGGCCTTCAGGGCCCCCAACCTCAGTTGGGGCTTCTGGACTAACCCTACTATCTCCTCCGAACACAGAGAGGGGGCGCTTCTCCCGCTCTGTATCTCCAGCCACAGCTGGATTCCTCTGCACTTACCTGCCTGactctgctcctctctctccttccttcgcCCCCAGCTGTTCTGCCATTGCTAGTCAGCGCTGTGCTGTGTTTGGGGTGCACCATGCTGCACGCAGCTCCCCTGGCAGAGTTCTCCGGGGATCAGGATTTCCAGCAATTCCTGCAGAAGGACCTGGAATACATCCGCAAAATCAAAGGGGACGTCGCCCAGGTGCAGGAGCTTGTGGTGAGTTGCTCGACAGGAACCAGGGGGAGAGGCATGGAGGGCAGCAGAGGTCTGGGGTGGGCCATGCAACGCACTCAGAGGTTCATCTATGACCTGCACAAAGGGGCTTCTTGACATCTGACGAGAAAGCTGCAGCTACCCGCCTCCCTGGCGATTGGAGGTCTCTCGCTCAGCAGTGATTctgggggctgcagcctggctggaggggaCTCAGGGGAGAGCTGCGCAGTGGGTTAAACTGTAACAAGGGAGGATGCCAGCAGCCGGGCCCTGAGCACTCAGGGGTGGGGCCCTGACATTCTGATCCGGAGGCTTCATCTCTGCTGAGGATCTCAGCCCCAGGCTCCCAGACAGACAGGCTTCCCCAGCAGCTATGCCTTGGGCTGGGCGGTAGGACTTCGCAGCAGGACGAGACGGATTGGGAGATCACTCCGCGGCTGTAGAGCAGCGTGAAGCTGTGTTGATCTTCCCCAGGGACAGACACCTGACCAGGTCCCCACTACCTCCAGCTGGCAGGGTCACAGACAAGGGCcctcctgatccagcaaacgtAGCAAACTTCAACCCCAGGCAGGAAATACACAACAGGAGCAAGAGGAACTGTGTGTCTTCGCCTCTCTCAAAGCAAGAATCAGAAACAGGGACCCATCCCTCCCAGAGGAGTTGCAGGCTGCTGAACAAGTGTCTTCTCAGGGACCAGCCTGACAATTTACCCAGCCGCTAGGTAGAGGATCTGTCCACACAGCCAGTGCAAACTGCAGCCGTCCCCTTCTGATCACTCTGCCCCTGCCTGATGCAGGCAGAGAGCGGATTTGAGGATGGTGAATCCTCCTCCTGCTTTGGACTGCAGTTTGTTTGGCCTGATCCTCATGCACTTCTGCAGGTCTCCTTCCTCAGGCGAGCAGCCCTGTTTATTCAGTGTTACTCCCACACCAAGgcgtttgcaggatcgggcccttaggATTTGGCCCAGAAAAGTTTTTCGCACTGATGGTGTTAAATTGGGAGGCAGACGCTGGCCAGCCCGCTGGCCCGGGGAATCCGAATGGGCATGTTTCCTGGAGATTATAGCTCGTGCTTGTCAGTATTTTAACCCTGTGGGGCAGCCAGTCTTATTCACATAGCCAGTGGATTTGTTTGCTTTGGTCCAGTTTCCAAGGTCTCGCACGACCACGCCAGCCAATGTGCAGCGCTGAGtccctctcctttcctgctaTTCCCGGGGTTGTGCCAAAGGAAAGGACAatgcaaaaatgaaaacagaaaaacagtGCTTGGGAAAAGGCAGGGGAGAATAACGGAATCCGAGAaaggcagggctggaagggactccgggcaggaccaagcaaacccagaccatccatgacaggtgttggtccaacctgttcttaaaaacctccaatgatgcggattccacaacctccctgggaagcctgttTCAGAGCTTAGCTACCCTGATGGTTGGcaagtttttcataatatctcacctaaatctcccttgctgcagcttaaacccattacttcttgcccgatcttcagtggacacggagaacaattgatccctgttgtctttataacaacccttaataCATCTGAAGCCTTATGCAGAGCAGAATAGGACAGTcccctcccgtgtcttacatacaatgctcctgttaatacacctcgaagggtattagcctttttcgtaacaacatcacactgttgactcatattcaatctgtgactcaccccccagatccttttcagacCACTGCCTAGATCCCCATTCTGCAGTTgtgcactggattttttttttcctccctaagtgtagaactttgcatttgtcttcgaTGGGTAAAGTTACTCCCAGgagtgtttgcagggttggggctgGTGTCTGGACCCCACCCCGGCCATCGCATTCTCGGCCTAGACTGGGGTCCCGGAACAGCAATCGCTAGCCGTCGCCGAGGCAATACTTGGCTTATAATTCCCACCTCCTGACTGTACCTTTGCTTCTCATCCCACCTCAGTGCACGACCCTCCAGCTCTGCAACGAGGAGGAGCTGATGCTTGTCAAGCAGAAACTGGGCATTTCCCAGGCCCCGCTGGATCAGTGTCACAGCAAGACCTTCCACGTGGTGAGTCTGACCGCACGGGACTACAGCAAGGTCGGGGCGGCGGGAGCAATCCGTGGGCTGCGTCCTAAGGACCCCAGCTTGCTCCCACTGACAGCGGTGGCAGCCGCAGGGTCGGACTGACTCCAGCAGCAGGTCTGTGCCTGGGGCAGGAGTGAGGATCAGCTCCGAAAGGGTTAGAGGAGCAGCACGCCGCGGTGCTGCCCGGCCCGGGGTGAAGGAAAAGCACTCCTACAATGAGCTGCTGGTTCTCAGCTTTGGCTTCTCTCCAGCCACGGCAGCCTTCTCCAAAACAAGAACAATGGAACCCCTTCAACCCTGTTCCGCTGCCAGCTTCCCAGAACCCAAACGCCTCTCGGCTACATCAGAAGCCTTCCCAGGCCAGGGCCTGGCTGATAAACCCAACCCTAAGAATAGTCCAGCCCAAAATAGCCGGGCAGGGGCAGCGAGCTAGAAAGAGGGGGAGGCTTCCTCACAGCCCTGGCAAACGCTGCAGTAACTCAGCACTTCCCGGCCTTGGTGATCCCCAGCACCAGCCCGGcggtgagggagggagaggcccGGGTCCGTGCTGCCCCGCTGAGCTTCACGGATCTGTCAGCCGGGGCTGCGGGGGAGTCTCCGGTCCTTGCAGGGTCTTGAGCTCGATGGTCATGTTTTCCAGCCCTGCTCGAGGGGAGTCCCCGGCAAGGAAGGAGCCCCAGGGGAAGCTccgacccgggggggggggggggacgggaacAGCTGGCCCACCTCAGTTACAGTTAACCCCTTCCGTGCTGCACAGTCACCGCAGCCAAGGTGTTTCGCTGGGATAGACACTGGCATCAAGTTTCCTGTGCAATCGGGTCACTAAAGAGTTAGCGTCCCCGCTCCGGCCTCCTCTCTCAACTCCTTCCTTCTCGTGCCCACAGGATGCCTGCTTCAGCCAGATCCGGGACGGGCTCCAAATCTACCACGGCCACCTcgccctcctcctccagctcctgccgGCTCACTCCAGCCTAGTGGATGCCCTCCAGCTGGACGTCTCGAACCTGTCCACTAACATCCAGCAGCAGGTACACCACTCCACTTGCTCCTGCTCCCCCGGTGGGTGGGACCAGGCCCTtgcggtgggggggtggggcagggcccctGGGGGCAGCCAGAATCCTGGCGGCCTTCACCCAGATCAAGTGGCTCAGGCGGggagccagccagggcagggcctggCAGCAAAGGTGAAGCCAATCCCTGCTTGCCACAGCCCTGCTGCGTTCCTGGGCTCGACGCGCTTGTGCAGGATtgaatgggatggggagagcgaCCTGCCCTCAGCCTCACAGCGGGGCCTCCCAGGGTGCGGGGCGCTCACCCCCATGCCGGCCCTGATCTGTGCCTAGATTGAGGCTTCAGGCTCCTTTCGCCAGCACGAAGGGCCCGAGCCAGAGCCCGGTTGTCTCAGAGCTGCCCCAAGCTTCCCCGGCTGCGTCAGGCGCTGGCTCCACTGGGCTCCTGCTCATGCTTGCTGTCTCCCGCTCCTTTAGATGGAGGATCTGAGTGGTCTGAACACGGTGACGTACCCCAAGGCCGAGGGCCAGGACACCCTCCCCAGCCTCTCGTCCGACTTCGACAAACAAGCCGGCGGATTCATCATCCTCGCCAACTTCAAGCGCTTCCTGGAGACTTCCTTGCGGGCCCTCCGCCACCTCACGCTGGAGTGAAGGGGCGCGGGGGTTGGCGCCTGAGGAGTCCCATGCCTTGGGGAGGGGCTCCGGACTTTGAGATCTAAGGGGGAGTTTTACGGGGGAGGTCTCCCAGCCGGAGATTCTCCCTTattccccccaccacctccacTCTGCAAAGCAACAACCAAGGCTCTTAACTATTGGACTGAGGCATCAGCagcagctgccccctccctcgGGGTCAATGGCAAACCCTGCCCCAAACCCGTTTACTATTCCCCGGGGTTTGAGGCTGGGCATGGTTctcttttagggtgaccagatagcaagtttgaaaaaatcaggacaggggtgggggtaataggtgccccAAATACTGGCCCTGTCCCTacaaaatcaggatatctggtcaccctgtgctATTTAAAGGTTATTTATTTCTCATTCGTGAGCTTCACCGCTGGTTGGTGCATCCACACACGCAGCCCCAATGCAAACCCTGCCCGGCTTATTTAATATTTATcactatttaatatatttatagggGTGTGGAAGCTGTTGGCAGATGTATTTAAGTGCAACTGGTCTATGGTATGTTTTTAAAGTCCAACTCCATTCCCTTTATAATGACCCACAGGCATCATCACTGAATGTTGTGCAGCATCAGCAAATCCGGGAacagggcctgggctgctggTTGTGCATTTTGACATGTGCGTGCAATGGAGttactgtttaatatttaaacaaacgAGCGTCTCCAGTACCAGGGGGTTGGTAGCCGTGGGATCTGGGGGAGTAGGATGACACAGCAGGCTCCTGCATTAGCAAAGTCCTTGGCTGGGGCACTGCTTATGCCTAGCCCTTCTCATTGAACGACAGGGAGGtgttcctccagggcagattggcagaggccctggaggtttttcgccttcctctgcagcgtggggcacgggtcacttgctggaggattctctgccccttgaagtctttaaaccatcatttgaggacttcaataactcaggcataggttaggggtttgttccaggagtgggtgggtgagattctgtggcctgcgttgtgcaggtcagactagatgatcataatggtcccttctgaccttgacgTCTATGAGTTTCTGAGGTTTCCAGCTCACCCTCCCAGAAAACCAGCTTTTCTGTAACTTttcttatattatttttatatatttatatttttcaaatgcACAATCCACTGTTCCTCCTCGTTCATCCATGAGATTTACATAATGtcaaactgattttatttattataatttaacTTAATGATTTACATCTTCGTTCTTACTCTTAACTGTCATCGCTCCtttcatttcaaattatttttttgccaaGAATGGCTCAAACCTGAATCCTACCAGACTCTGCCTGGCTCTAATTCCAGCTACTCTGAATCCAACCAGTGTGAACTGAGCTGGAGGGATTGGCGTTGCCCGTATGCTTCAAAGCGGTCACCGACAGACAGCTCCCATGCATTTCGATATAAATCACATTGTACTAGATTAGCGGAGACTGTGCAATTCTACTTCTCCAGATGAAGAATGTCCATTCTTGAACGGTTGGagtttaattaaagaaaacaaatgcaagATCTTCATTGACAAGTTCTGGAGTTTTGCCTATTAACTTGGCAAAATGCCCAGCAGTGTGGGCTATCTTGTAATTGTCTTGAACTGGTTTATATTTCAATGTTGTATTTATTACTGTGTCTGGGCTTGGCTCAGGCCAAATcgatttatatttttatttaaaacaaagaattaaaaatattttggtacTTTCTAAAACATGGATGTTTGGCTGAATGTATCGGGAGGCGCGGTCTTTCGCGCTAACACTTTTAACCAGAAATAAACCAGTCCCTTATGTCGGATGATAGCAGAGAGGCCCCCACGCAGTTAGTTCATAGTTCTCTTTACTTGTTCATGCCAGCCCacaggtccatccagcccagccaTGGAGAATTAATCGAATATTAAACGCAAACTGCACCTGAGCTTAACCAAAGCAAGAGCCGCAAGGCCTGTTCGAAGGTCAGAGCCCTTTAGCCCTTCAGCCCATTACAGAGCCAGatagggattttcaaaggggactaAGGAGTTGGTGTCAGCCCCCAGTGGGATTTTGGCACCGAATATCTTCAGCTCCTTTGAAAAAGTTCATACCCAAAGCTTCAGGGAGAGCAGGAGCTCCAGCCCACCTGGAAGGCAATTCAACAGCTCAAGGACCCTAGGGAGATGCATCATCTCAGGAGTAGGGAGGGGAAAGCTGTCACCAGACCAAGGAGCACTTGAAAGGGAGAAGAATCTTCCTCACGTCCTCTGCAGTACCCCAAATCCTTGTCCCCCTCCTGAACACCCCTGCGCCTGGGGCATCTGCTCAGACGAGGGCTCTCTATATCTGGAGCCCTGTCCAGACACCGAACAAAACCATCCCAACCCTAGAAAGCTGacaatctaagtacaagacaagagatgGAGACAGCCAGGGGAGTGCAAGGAACCAGGGAGACTATGCTGGTCAGCATGGCAGGTAGTGAGATTAGCCACAGTGGCCTCGCCCAGTGTTTGTAGACCTGGAGGCCTCGGAGAGTTTGGCGgggggatttgaaggtggatatcGATCGGGAGCCCTGCCCAAGCGCCAGGGTCAGCAGAGAAGAAAGCACACGGATGCTAGTTTGAAAAGATAACAAGTGGGTGACAGAGGCTgattggagggggcagtcaataGCTGGATGGCAAATGAGacgaggggagaggggaggctgtgAAGGGCTTTGACTGAAGACAAGCAGCGATTGTTTGATGCAATGGAGAAGGGGAAGCCGGCgtgggatgcaaagagaggggagaCAAGGGCAAAGCAACGGGAGAGGAGAACGATGGCCGCCGCAGCATGCGGACTGGATATGAGTGGGGCCAGACCCGGTGTGCCTAGGGCAGCCCGCACTGGAAATGCCacggtcagggcaggctgcaaaagggagagcagatcctcccaagactggtgggtaccactgaagttaaactccccaaccagtcacacactgtgcttctgatcccccgcACTGGTTATCACCCCCCcccttattgcattccagttctctggctcccaatcagcacctaggtccagcaCAGAGAGAAGTGATTAAAAAACTCTGCTTACGTATACAAagtgttcttctgaccccaaacgATCAGCCCCGTTACCAGGTCACTATAGGTTTGGATCTAtagctgccagccaatcctttagtgtctaaaactaaagctttattataaagaaaaaagaagagacgttaaatggtaaaacagtcacatacacacacagatcacaggtttcagagtagcagccgtgttagtctgtatccgcaaaaagaagaacaggagtacttgtggcaccttagagactagcaaatttattagagcatccgaagaagtgggctgtagtccacgaaagcttatgctctaataaatttgttagtctctaaggtgccacaagtactcctgttctttttacacacagatcaggttcttagcagtattggtgagtttgcggACTTGAAATTCCCTCTGGAACCCacccacagcttggatgggtcattcagtcctttgttcagagcttcagtttgtagaaaggttactccagaggtaagaagcaggactgaactgaagacaagaagcaggactgaagacaaaaggaagaagatgcagctgccttttatagtctcttgccgtGCAGTTTGATTTCCTTTGTTCCAAGTACAAGCTGCCCAGCGTTAGAGTTCTGTCCATGGGCATGTCCCTCTCAACGGATCAGGTGgggctgatggtccttaatgggccatcaagcaggctaggaagtgctgatgccaaactgtctggggggtgtcacccagaagtaTAACGCACGTTTTGAAATACAGCCATACCTACATGTGTATAACccacaatacaaaggtgatacaaacacacAAATGAGATGATCATATCTGGCAGATTATAACATTTctgcagatatcttacatggcatatctggcataactcactgcaattttacaatattggtattcatcatatcctaaagtgtcccccagattccatacagcgtCACACAAGGCGTTCCCCTAATCTCCACTCAGTGCAATCAGAGCCAGCCAACCCAGCGACTCGAGATCTGAATCAGAAGCCATCAAAACGTAACAGGACAAGCTGGTCTGTGCCCCCGAACCAGTCCCAGAGGCACCCCCATTGAGTGCAGGTATGGCAAGTGACCTTgcctccgccccccaccccacctcctgacAGCAGAATGACTGCACCTAAAAAAATCACCCGCTAAGGACAAAAGACCGTCCCCTGCAACATGCTTAATGGGTGGATCGAACTCTCTGGGGTTGAAAACAGCCTTCAGGGGACTGGCAGGCTGAACCAGCTCCGGCACCAGAAGGATTGGTTTGAAAACcattaggttttaaaaaaaatatatagcacaTGAGGTTCTATTTAATTGACCTTCTGGTTTTTAACCTCTAGGTGCACTcggatcatgttttcaagctgcTCTCCACAACCACAACAGCTAGAGGACTTGGGCCCAGACATTAGGAACCTGTGAGCATCTAGACTTTGGACTTTTTAAGAAAGGTGAGGCTCTCCCCTGGTCTCTCATCTTCAGGGACCGGGACTTTACGTGAAACACCAAATGTTGGGTGGGTGGGCACCACAGCAGTTTAATCACAACGCCGAGCTc
This DNA window, taken from Trachemys scripta elegans isolate TJP31775 chromosome 23, CAS_Tse_1.0, whole genome shotgun sequence, encodes the following:
- the CSF3 gene encoding granulocyte colony-stimulating factor, translated to MRSLQTVLPLLVSAVLCLGCTMLHAAPLAEFSGDQDFQQFLQKDLEYIRKIKGDVAQVQELVCTTLQLCNEEELMLVKQKLGISQAPLDQCHSKTFHVDACFSQIRDGLQIYHGHLALLLQLLPAHSSLVDALQLDVSNLSTNIQQQMEDLSGLNTVTYPKAEGQDTLPSLSSDFDKQAGGFIILANFKRFLETSLRALRHLTLE